A DNA window from Bos indicus isolate NIAB-ARS_2022 breed Sahiwal x Tharparkar chromosome 9, NIAB-ARS_B.indTharparkar_mat_pri_1.0, whole genome shotgun sequence contains the following coding sequences:
- the PLN gene encoding phospholamban, with amino-acid sequence MDKVQYLTRSAIRRASTIEMPQQARQNLQNLFINFCLILICLLLICIIVMLL; translated from the coding sequence ATGGATAAAGTCCAGTACCTCACTCGCTCTGCTATAAGAAGAGCTTCAACCATTGAAATGCCTCAACAAGCACGTCAAAATCTCCAGAACCTATTTATCAATTTCTGTCTCATCTTAATATGTCTCTTGCTGATCTGCATCATCGTGATGCTTCTCTGA